In Mucinivorans hirudinis, the DNA window CAAAGCCTCACAATCGTACAGCATAGATATTTATTCGCGCCGCGGAGATAAATGGACAAAATATCCGACCGTTCGTAATTGCATAGATAGCTCTCGAATAGATGGTTACATAACATATCGTCTGATTGAGCCCTCGTATGTCGTGTGGAAGAGTATGGGGCTCTATGAGCGCAATCTCACAAATTTCGATGAACGCCCACTCCTTCACAGCCCACTTACCACCGACAACCAATGTATGAATTGCCATACCCCACAAAATAACGATGGCGGCAATAGGTATATGTTCCACATTAGGGGCAAAAGCGGTGGGGGAACAATTATTGCGGATGGTGATAAGATTGAGAAACTTAACCTCAAGACAGATAAGGTCATCTCGGGTGGGGTCTATCCGGCGTTTCACCCCATAAAAAAAGAGATAGCCTTCTCGGTAAATGACATCGGACAACTCTTTCATACCCAACTTGACAAAAAAGTGGAGGTTATGGACTTCCAATCCGACATAATGCTATATGACATTGATAAACACACCGTTACCCCGCTTACTAACGAATTTAACAAACTATACACCTTTCCTGCGTGGTCTGCCGATGGGGAGTATTTGTACTTTTGTGTTGCCGATGCTCCAACCGAGAATAAAAATGATGAACAAGAGAGATTTATGGATCTATATCGGAGGTATCGAGAGTTCCAATACTCACTCTGCCGCGGTAGAGTGGTGAACAACAGGCTGACAGATATTGATACAATATTCAGCCGCCCATCATCGAGTGTTTCGTTTCCGCGTGCCTCGGCGGATGGTAGGTATCTGATGTTCACCCTATCTGACTGGGGTAACTTTTCAATCTGGCATCCCGAAGCCGACCTTTGGATAACCGACCTCTCTACAATGGAGAGCGCACCGTTGGAGGGTGCAAACTCGGAGCAGACCGAAAGTTTTCATAGCTTCTCGTCGGGCGATGCGGGATGGTTCGTCTTCTCGTCGCGGCGTGAAGATGGCAACTACACCCGCCTCTACATATCGAAATTATATAATGGTAAAGCCACCAAGCCATTCATCATTCCGCAATCATCGCCCGATTTTTACGACGGTTTTTTCAAATCATATAACGTGCCCGAACTCTCGCGAAGTGCCGTAAGATACTCTGCACGCGAGATGGGTGAGGTGGCTCAACAAGATGCAATAAATGTGAAATGAATTTTTGGGATTACACATATCAAACCATATTGATAATCTACGTTTTGATGATTATCGCCACGGTCTATACGGTGCTGCACGAGCGGCGCGACCCTGTGCGTGCAGTTACTTGGATAGCGGTGTTGGTGCTTATTCCTGTGGGTGGGTTAATAGTGTTTCTGTTCTTCGGACAGAACTACCGTAAACAGAAGATTTTCAGCCGAAAGGAGCTTAAAGAGGTGGCTATTATCGAGCGCTTTTCCCAGAACCAAATCTCGGAAATTGACGAGATGCCGCTACGTGAAATCGCAGATAACAAGCACATCATCAAGCTACTACTGAATAATAGCAAGTCGCTGCTAACCCTCTCGAATAGGGTTACGATTCTCAAGAATGGCGAGCAAACTTTTCAAAGCATAAAGGATGCCTTGCTATGCGCACAAAGGAGTATTCACTTGGAGTACTATATATTTGAAAATGACGAAATTGGAGGGCAAATTGTTGAAATATTAATCGAAAAAGCACGGCAAGGTGTAGCCGTAAGAGTGATTTATGATGCTGTCGGCAGTTGGAGTCTTACTCCGCTGTTTATCCGGCGATTACGTAAATGCGGTGTTGAAATACACTGTTTTATGCCAGTTGTTTTTCCGTGGTTTACGAGCAAGGTAAATTATCGCAACCATCGCAAAATCATAGTTATAGACTCCTCGGTGGGGTTCACGGGCGGGCTAAATATTGCAGACCGCTACATTAGGGGGAATAAGTATGGGATTTGGCGAGACACTCACTTGAAAATCGAGGGCGAGTCGGTTAAGATGCTGCAAGCAACCTTTGTTGCAGACTGGTGGTTTGCAACAAAAGAGTTGATACAAATATCTGAAAACAAGGACTATAACAAGGGTGATGTCTCTATGCAAATCGTTGCCTCGGGTCCCGACTCCGACTATTCCGCCATTATGCAGGCTTATTTCTCGGCAATCAACAATGCCAAGCACCATATCTACATCTCGACGCCCTATTTTCTGCCCAACGAGCCGATACTTACGGCACTTAAAGTCGCTTCACTCAGCGGTATAGATGTCCGTATTATGCTCCCCCAACGCTCCGACAGCAAGATTGTGCACTGGGCATCACGCTCCTATTTTTCTGAATTATTGGAAGCAAAAATTAAAATTTACTTATACCAAAACGGGTTTAACCATAGTAAGATACTGACCATCGACGGGCAATTCTCCTCCGTGGGCACTGCCAATATGGACGTGCGGAGCTTCGAGGATAACTTCGAGATATCTGCTATGATCTATAGCAAAGCCGTCACCAGACAGTTGGAGCGCGATTTCTTGGACGACCTGCGTAGTTGCACCCATCTGAACCTCACCCGTTGGAATGCTCGCAAGCAGAAGGATAACCTCAAGGAGTCGATTGCGCGACTATTCTCGCCACTGCTATAGCGAATAAATCCCACTATAATATCCAAATTGTGTAATGCCGTGTTAATAATAACGGGGGCTATACAATAAGTACTGCCTTATTGTATAGCCCCCGACCTTTTTTGTTAATTTCGCGAGCGGCTTAGATAGAAGCCACCGGTGTCGAGAAGATTACAAATTTTTCTTTAGCTGTTCCGCAAAGCGCGCAAGATGCTCCGAGCTCGGATACCTTGTAGGTGTCGCCACAAACGGGACAAACTGCCCACTCGGCTGTGAAGCAGCAGAGGTCGTTGTTGTTGATAGCGTCGGTAGCCTCTTGGTAGAAACCTGCGTGTTTAGCTTCTGCTGTTGTTGCCCACGTAAAGCTGTTTTCTGCTTTTGTTGCGCCTTCCGCCTGTGCGGTTGCTACAAATTCAGGATACATAACCGTGAACTCGTGCTCCTCGCCACCTTTGGCAGTTGCAAGATTTTCGAGTGTTGTGCCCACGATAATCTCTTCGATTACAGGAGCAAAATCCTCGCCGGAGAGCTCCTTGAGAACTTTGATGTGGTTAGCAGCGTGTTGTGCTTCGGCTGCCGAAGCTGCATTGAAGAGTGTTGCCACAGCAAAGAGTGAGTCGGCGGTTGCCTTTTCTGCAAATTTTGCATACTTAGCCGAAGCGTTGCTTTCGCCTGTTGCAGCAGCTTTCAGGTTTTCGATGGTCTTTTCGGGTTTTGCATCGCAAGCAAAGGCGATTGCTGCTACGGCAATCAGTGTAAAGATTTTTTTCATTGTTTTCTTATTAGGTAATTAGTAACTTGCGTTAAAACATATAGACCATAATTCCACCCAAATGCCCCGTATAGCTCACCAATGCAACGGCAACGGCATAGAGCAGGTAGCCACCAATCAATAGAGATTTGTTGGGTTTCTTGTAGGAGTAGAGGGCGTAAAGAGCTGTTGCAAAGATGCTCACAACCATTGTAGAGAGCGCCAAAGCACGATGTTGCTCGAAGATGGGTCCCTGCATAGAGGTGAATATAAAACCGCTCACCACAGCACCCGCAGCGCCCAGCGCACCGAAGGTCAGGAGCCAAAACGCGGTCTTTTGCATACAAACACCTGAATTACAGGATTTTTTACAAAATATTGCCACCGTGGCAAAGAGGAAGCCCATCAATAGTAAAGCTATCGGAAAGTGGACTATCATTGGGTGTAAGTTCATAATAAGTGGTGAAAAATAATTAATGGTACATTTTTGATGGGGTACTTTTAATGGAACTGTTTTATTTTTCCCCACTTAATTTGCAATTTTGGCGCGAAGGTAATACAATAAATTTTATAAACAAAGAATATTTTATTACCTTTATAGCCCAAAAATTATCAGATTATGTTTATAGTTATAGAAGGATTGGACGGAGCTGGCAAATCCACTCAGGTTGCCCTGCTCAAAGAGTATTTTGCGACAAAGGGTTTGAGTTGTGAATATCTGCATTTTCCACGTTTCGATGCCCCCTATTACGGCGAATTGATTGCGCGCTTTCTGCGTGGCGAACTAGGAGAGGTAGGGCAGGTTGCTCCCGAGCTGATTGCAACGGTATACGCAGCCGACCGTTGCGATGCCTCGCCCGTGATAAGGGGCTGGTTGGCAGATGGTAAAGTGGTGATTGTGGATAGGTATGTGCTATCGAATGTTGCCTACCAGTGTGCTAAAGTCGAGAATAGGGATGAACTGAAGCAATGGATTCTGGGGCTGGAGTACGAATATAATAAAATTGTCAGAGCAGACGTTACCCTCTTTTTGGACGTGCCCTTTCGCTTCACCGAAAATTCGCTCAGCCGTGCCCGCGCCGGCAACGACCGCGGCTATCTTGCCGGCAAGGAGGATATTCACGAGGCATCGCTCGCGCTGCAACGTGCCGTGCGAGAGGTGTATCTGGCTCATAATGAAGATAATTACCACATAATAAACTGCGCCGATGGGAATGGCGAAATGAGGACGGCAGCAGAAATTTCGCGACTTATAATTGATAAAATCGTCTGACGACAATGGTCATCCTCGCAGCACTTAGGTGGGTCTCGCGCCCGTTGCTTGCCGCCCTGTTTATATTTTCGGGAGTGGCTAAATCTCTCAACACCTTTGGTTTATCAATTCAGCTGAGAGAATATTTTGTGGCTATGGAGTTAGATTTTGTAGCCTTTGCCGCGCCCGTGGTGGCTATTGCGCTTCCCTCGCTCGAAATATTGTTGGGTATAATGATTGCTCTAAATCTCGGACGGCGCTATGCGCGCTCTTTCGCCCTCGGCTCAATGATATTCTTCACACTGCTAACGATTTGGATAGCAGCTGAAAACCCTGTGATCGATTGCGGCTGCTTTGGTGATGTGGTGAAGATTAGCCATATGGATACGCTAATTAAAAACTTAATCCTACTTCCTTTCGCACTCATCTATTTCTTGGACAAGAACAGAGGTAAGAGGTGCAGTCGTTTGGCTTGGTATATGGCTCTACCGGTGAGTTTTGCGCTATCGCTGTGGAGTTGGTTCAGCCTGCCGCTCATAGAGGCGACACCCTTCAGGGTGGGTGTCCATATCCTTGCTGCAATGGAGAGCGGCACGGGGGGAGAGGTGGAGACTGTTTTGGTCTATAAAAACAGACAAAGTGGTGATTTGAAAGAGTTTAGCATTGATGACACGGAGTGGCAGAACGATACCGTTTGGGAGTTTTTGGACAGTCGAACTATTGTGGTCAAGGAGGGCAAAGAGCCGGAAATCAAGAGTTTGCCGATGATTGATAGCCACGGCATAGACGTTTCAAAAGAGGTACTCAGCTCGCAGGAGAGGATTCTGCTCATTGTCGCGAACGAACTCGAAAAGCTGCCCGCCATTCCGAGCGGATATGCACGAGTGGTGGTGCTCACAAATGGAACGATTCCCGAGGCGGATACGGAAGGATTTGAACTATATCAGAGCGATAAATCGGTAATTAATACTATCATACAGAGTTACCGCGGAGGTGCGTTAGTCTTAGAGAATGGGGTGATACGCAATAAGATGCTATTAGGTAATTTAAGATGAGACATATAACCATCATTTTCCTGCTACTGCTCTACTCCTGTGGCAGGGGGCAGGAAGCGGCATATATCTACGACGATGCCTCGATGTGGTATCGCCCCACGCCCGCTCAAGAGAAAGCAGCAGATATATTTTACGTTACACCAACTTGTATCTGGGACTACGCCGACAAAAACGGCATTACGCACCACAATATGAATCCGAAGGACTCGTCACAGAGGGCAGCTGTCGATTACGCCAATCGACTGGCATACAACCTATTTGGTGAAAGTTGCAATTTCTTTTCACCATACTACCGCCAGATGACTATGAACCCGTGGTTTTGGACACCTTCCGAGTTTACGCCGCTACTGAAAGCACCGCAAGATGATATAAAAGAGGCTTTTAGCTACTTTATCGAAAATATTAATCGTGGCGAGCGTCCATTCATACTCGCCGGACACAGCCAAGGGGGAAGAATGGTTCTCGAACTGCTTAAGCAGATGAGCGGCGAGGTGCACGAACGAATGGTTGCCGCCTATATTTTCGGGTGGGAGGTTACGGATGAAGATGCTGGATATCAATATGTCATACCCGCTGCCGACTCCTTGGATAGAGGGGTCACAATCTGCATCAACAGCGTTGCGCGGGTAGAGGCTGTCTCGCCACTTCTGAGTCACAACACTTTAGCTATCAATCCACTGAGCTGGCAGCGTGACACCGTTACGGCGGGCGGAAATCTCGGTTGCTGTTTTTTTGATTTTCAGGGGCAACTCAAAGAGGTTGTCTATGGAGTTACCGCAAAGTTAGATATCGGAACTAATACACTTGTTGTCCGCGGATTAAATCCTGATAAATATTACCACCACTCCATCGAAAAGCTCTTCGGGCGCGGCAACTACCACATCGAGGAGTTGAACCTTTACTTCCTCAATATCAAGCAGAACGTTGCCCGGCGCATAGCTGCTGCTCGGGACGGCCAGCCACGGCAGGCAGCTCAACCCTCAATCTGCCAATTAAGTTCTGCAATATCCCTAGACTTGATAGCTTGGTGATATTGAGGCTGTTTGTGAAAAATCTCGCGCAAGGCGTAGACCACAGCGGCATCGACCCCTGCCGAGCCGCTTGGCACGTTTATTTTCAATATCTTATCAACAATGTCGCCATCCACAACATCCGCAATTTTACCGGCTGTGTAGAGCGCTGCAATTTTACGCAATTCACTATCTTCAAGCCATTTATTGCTGATTATAGCCGCCTGCGGAGATTTATGAAAAAGAAGCATTGCACTAAGCCGCGCAATTTCCTGATTCGCCCAGTGGCAGCTCCACCGTTCCATCGTCTGCAAATCAATGTTCTCCGCCACGTATAGAGCGGCAATTTTCGCCTCACGCGATTTATGTGAGGCAAGCTCTTCAGCCAGCTCATTGTCAGGGTAATAGCGCATTGCAATCTCCTTGATGGTGGGCAACGACACACCGAAATTGAGATAGTCCGCCTGTCCCAATTCGCGCATCGTACCACTCACCGCCCCATTCATCTGGCGGCGCAGAGCAGCGAGAATATTTTGCATATTGCTTGACATCATAACCCTGCAATCACCGCCTCAACCTTCACCACTGCTTGCTCCATCGTCCCGAAAAATTT includes these proteins:
- a CDS encoding tolB protein precursor (periplasmic protein involved in the tonb-independent uptake of group A colicins), with protein sequence MRFLLPILLLSSCTVRIPTQYDVANGAVKIFPDYTEITIPNNIAPLNFRIEMQADEFITQITDSYGQTYLYTGSVVTIGEGDWAKILKASQSYSIDIYSRRGDKWTKYPTVRNCIDSSRIDGYITYRLIEPSYVVWKSMGLYERNLTNFDERPLLHSPLTTDNQCMNCHTPQNNDGGNRYMFHIRGKSGGGTIIADGDKIEKLNLKTDKVISGGVYPAFHPIKKEIAFSVNDIGQLFHTQLDKKVEVMDFQSDIMLYDIDKHTVTPLTNEFNKLYTFPAWSADGEYLYFCVADAPTENKNDEQERFMDLYRRYREFQYSLCRGRVVNNRLTDIDTIFSRPSSSVSFPRASADGRYLMFTLSDWGNFSIWHPEADLWITDLSTMESAPLEGANSEQTESFHSFSSGDAGWFVFSSRREDGNYTRLYISKLYNGKATKPFIIPQSSPDFYDGFFKSYNVPELSRSAVRYSAREMGEVAQQDAINVK
- a CDS encoding Cardiolipin synthetase → MNFWDYTYQTILIIYVLMIIATVYTVLHERRDPVRAVTWIAVLVLIPVGGLIVFLFFGQNYRKQKIFSRKELKEVAIIERFSQNQISEIDEMPLREIADNKHIIKLLLNNSKSLLTLSNRVTILKNGEQTFQSIKDALLCAQRSIHLEYYIFENDEIGGQIVEILIEKARQGVAVRVIYDAVGSWSLTPLFIRRLRKCGVEIHCFMPVVFPWFTSKVNYRNHRKIIVIDSSVGFTGGLNIADRYIRGNKYGIWRDTHLKIEGESVKMLQATFVADWWFATKELIQISENKDYNKGDVSMQIVASGPDSDYSAIMQAYFSAINNAKHHIYISTPYFLPNEPILTALKVASLSGIDVRIMLPQRSDSKIVHWASRSYFSELLEAKIKIYLYQNGFNHSKILTIDGQFSSVGTANMDVRSFEDNFEISAMIYSKAVTRQLERDFLDDLRSCTHLNLTRWNARKQKDNLKESIARLFSPLL
- a CDS encoding M49 family peptidase, coding for MSSNMQNILAALRRQMNGAVSGTMRELGQADYLNFGVSLPTIKEIAMRYYPDNELAEELASHKSREAKIAALYVAENIDLQTMERWSCHWANQEIARLSAMLLFHKSPQAAIISNKWLEDSELRKIAALYTAGKIADVVDGDIVDKILKINVPSGSAGVDAAVVYALREIFHKQPQYHQAIKSRDIAELNWQIEG
- a CDS encoding Thymidylate kinase; the protein is MFIVIEGLDGAGKSTQVALLKEYFATKGLSCEYLHFPRFDAPYYGELIARFLRGELGEVGQVAPELIATVYAADRCDASPVIRGWLADGKVVIVDRYVLSNVAYQCAKVENRDELKQWILGLEYEYNKIVRADVTLFLDVPFRFTENSLSRARAGNDRGYLAGKEDIHEASLALQRAVREVYLAHNEDNYHIINCADGNGEMRTAAEISRLIIDKIV
- a CDS encoding Rubrerythrin, translating into MKKIFTLIAVAAIAFACDAKPEKTIENLKAAATGESNASAKYAKFAEKATADSLFAVATLFNAASAAEAQHAANHIKVLKELSGEDFAPVIEEIIVGTTLENLATAKGGEEHEFTVMYPEFVATAQAEGATKAENSFTWATTAEAKHAGFYQEATDAINNNDLCCFTAEWAVCPVCGDTYKVSELGASCALCGTAKEKFVIFSTPVASI